The Paenibacillus sp. MBLB1832 genome has a window encoding:
- a CDS encoding GerAB/ArcD/ProY family transporter, whose amino-acid sequence MKEKLGGFHVFILIHMTQVGVGIFALPRVAAEYFGYNGWLMLVVIAAIVAFNLYLIWLVWKMGKGESIFVIFENCLPKWMVYPFYMIIALAWSLSGSLVAKEYVLIFQVTAFPTANPMIFMFVLSLLAYLLIIKGIYAIVKASTVFIFLVLWMAPLGATFINDLKLSRYTHYFLQEGKEHGMGLFNLYSSFLGYELLLLLFPYIQAKTRLFTSAHLANIFSFLMYLSVTLICFGFYSLQQLKLIMFPCIDLLAYIRFPFIERAENGLFSFLVFRVLITIVMYHWAASLTVQRIFKNKKFAQVTLYTMAVTFVVSFMPGVLDEVGKWLSIVTYFDFAFAFGLPIFLIGILSLQRWRQQHV is encoded by the coding sequence GTGAAAGAGAAGCTGGGTGGTTTCCATGTCTTCATTTTGATACATATGACCCAAGTCGGTGTGGGAATCTTTGCGCTTCCACGAGTAGCTGCTGAATATTTTGGCTATAACGGTTGGCTGATGTTAGTCGTTATCGCGGCGATTGTTGCCTTCAATCTGTATCTCATATGGCTTGTATGGAAGATGGGGAAGGGCGAAAGTATTTTCGTGATTTTCGAAAACTGTCTACCGAAGTGGATGGTGTATCCGTTCTATATGATTATAGCGTTGGCGTGGTCCTTATCGGGCAGCTTGGTAGCCAAAGAGTATGTGCTCATTTTCCAAGTGACCGCTTTCCCAACGGCGAACCCAATGATTTTTATGTTTGTTTTAAGCTTGCTTGCGTATCTATTAATAATTAAAGGGATCTACGCGATTGTAAAGGCAAGCACGGTATTTATCTTCTTAGTGTTGTGGATGGCGCCTTTGGGGGCGACATTTATTAATGATTTGAAATTATCTCGTTACACGCATTATTTCTTACAGGAGGGGAAGGAGCATGGGATGGGCTTATTTAACCTTTATAGTTCCTTCTTGGGATATGAGCTCCTCTTACTCTTATTTCCCTATATACAAGCCAAAACCCGGTTATTTACAAGTGCGCATCTCGCGAATATCTTCAGTTTTCTGATGTACTTGAGTGTTACACTCATCTGCTTTGGGTTCTATAGCTTGCAGCAACTGAAATTAATTATGTTTCCATGCATCGATTTGCTTGCCTATATCCGATTTCCATTTATTGAGAGGGCGGAGAATGGGTTATTTAGCTTTCTTGTCTTTCGTGTTCTCATTACGATCGTGATGTATCATTGGGCGGCAAGTTTGACGGTACAGCGGATTTTTAAAAATAAGAAGTTCGCGCAAGTTACGCTTTATACCATGGCTGTTACCTTTGTAGTCTCGTTCATGCCAGGGGTGTTGGATGAAGTCGGAAAATGGTTGTCCATCGTGACGTATTTTGATTTTGCATTTGCGTTCGGACTGCCGATCTTCTTAATTGGCATTCTTTCCTTGCAAAGGTGGCGACAACAGCATGTTTAA
- a CDS encoding spore germination protein: MAIWDRLLFSFSRRAEKGLRQFELPSSLETAKSDEPVSLAHIMEQFEDCIDVFQRSIPSAGIDIVYIPHLIDPMRFTKEIVDPLSKAQDAQDVRDVLAQSNFWHASDSKKVVKGILSGKAAIFHEGNVYLVIVYGPKSRGVEQSETESVITGPHDSFTESANTNLSLVRRRVKSSHLKVVKLEVGEITKTIVYVLYIKDIVNMELVDEFVRRITNIEIDAVYDGNMFTQYIDDFPNSLFPQFLITERPDTAVSKLVSGRILAIVDGSPTVVSGPTGFFDFFSSADDYYQRWSIGTATRVLRFIAFVITISFTAIYVAVTTYHYEMIPEALILTLRESRSKVPFPPVIEAMLMEVTIELLREAGARLPTKIGQTIGIVGGIVIGQAAVQAGLTSNILIIAVASSAISSFVIPSYVMSASIRLIRFGLIVLAGIWGNFGLMLGIGFIVVHLCGLTSLGTSYLSPFAPTKWSDWKDVFIRGPFSILTSRPNQVRTNNEEKAKMRK, from the coding sequence ATGGCGATATGGGATCGATTACTATTCTCCTTTTCGCGGAGAGCAGAGAAGGGGCTGAGACAGTTTGAACTGCCAAGCTCACTTGAAACAGCCAAGTCGGACGAGCCTGTATCCCTTGCCCATATCATGGAGCAATTCGAGGATTGCATTGATGTATTTCAACGTTCGATCCCTAGCGCTGGCATCGATATTGTGTATATACCTCATCTCATTGACCCCATGCGGTTTACAAAGGAAATCGTTGATCCATTATCCAAAGCTCAAGATGCCCAGGATGTGCGGGATGTTTTAGCACAATCGAATTTCTGGCATGCGTCAGATTCCAAGAAAGTCGTAAAAGGCATCTTGTCTGGGAAAGCTGCTATTTTTCATGAGGGAAACGTTTATCTCGTAATTGTTTATGGTCCGAAATCAAGGGGAGTGGAACAGTCCGAGACGGAATCGGTCATTACGGGACCGCATGATTCCTTCACAGAGTCTGCGAATACGAATCTCTCCTTGGTGCGAAGACGGGTAAAAAGCTCTCATTTGAAAGTGGTGAAGCTGGAAGTTGGCGAAATCACCAAAACGATCGTCTATGTGCTGTACATCAAAGATATTGTAAATATGGAGCTCGTGGATGAGTTTGTGCGCCGAATCACGAATATCGAGATCGATGCCGTCTATGATGGCAATATGTTTACGCAATATATCGATGATTTTCCGAATTCCTTATTTCCGCAATTTTTAATCACCGAACGGCCTGATACCGCTGTTTCCAAATTAGTTTCAGGCCGCATCCTGGCTATCGTTGACGGAAGTCCGACCGTAGTGAGTGGGCCTACGGGATTTTTCGACTTCTTCTCCTCGGCGGATGACTATTATCAGCGCTGGTCGATTGGGACCGCAACGAGAGTGCTGCGATTTATCGCCTTCGTGATCACGATATCGTTCACAGCTATCTATGTGGCCGTAACAACGTATCATTATGAAATGATACCAGAGGCGCTGATTTTGACGCTAAGAGAATCGCGAAGCAAAGTGCCCTTTCCTCCCGTCATTGAGGCTATGTTGATGGAAGTCACGATTGAGCTTTTACGCGAGGCGGGAGCGCGATTGCCGACCAAGATCGGTCAAACCATCGGTATCGTCGGCGGTATCGTTATCGGCCAAGCGGCTGTGCAAGCCGGTCTGACGAGTAATATTTTGATTATCGCTGTTGCCTCCTCTGCTATCTCGTCCTTCGTTATTCCTAGCTACGTGATGAGTGCGTCCATTCGTCTAATACGCTTCGGATTAATTGTATTAGCAGGCATTTGGGGGAATTTCGGACTTATGCTGGGGATTGGCTTTATTGTGGTCCATTTATGCGGGTTAACCAGCTTGGGAACGTCCTATCTTTCACCTTTTGCCCCTACGAAATGGAGTGATTGGAAGGATGTGTTCATTCGCGGTCCGTTCTCCATCCTCACTTCGCGGCCGAATCAAGTGAGAACGAACAATGAAGAGAAGGCAAAAATGAGAAAATAA
- a CDS encoding SRPBCC family protein encodes MENQTQSLSDIKQTLIFNAPIQKVWNAVATSEGIAVWFMPNNFMPEIGYEFHLEAGPFGKSPCKVTELDPPKRLSFSWGKDWFLSFELTDLDGKTEFTLIHGGWDINKVTEFGQPHDTVRETMAQGWAGIVQRLTAYVEA; translated from the coding sequence ATGGAAAATCAAACGCAATCGTTATCCGATATTAAACAAACCCTCATTTTTAACGCACCTATTCAAAAGGTTTGGAACGCCGTCGCGACGTCCGAAGGCATCGCTGTATGGTTCATGCCGAACAATTTCATGCCGGAAATCGGCTATGAATTTCATCTGGAGGCTGGACCATTCGGGAAATCTCCTTGTAAAGTAACGGAGTTGGATCCACCTAAGCGCTTGAGCTTCTCGTGGGGTAAAGATTGGTTTCTTTCTTTTGAGCTAACTGATCTGGATGGCAAAACAGAGTTCACCCTCATCCACGGTGGCTGGGATATCAACAAGGTTACTGAATTCGGTCAACCGCATGATACCGTTCGTGAAACTATGGCACAAGGCTGGGCGGGCATTGTCCAAAGACTTACCGCTTACGTCGAGGCTTAA
- a CDS encoding ArsR/SmtB family transcription factor — translation MAIPSQKHDVFQAIADPTRRQVLQLLGDQELPVTVISSNFPMSRTAVSKHLRILAEAGLVTERKVGRETRYRLEPEPLMELKRWLSYYERYWENKLNVLKRFVEQEDNAEGLVYPRLDVVNPNS, via the coding sequence ATGGCTATCCCGTCGCAGAAGCATGACGTCTTCCAGGCCATTGCCGATCCTACGCGGCGCCAAGTACTTCAGCTTCTCGGTGATCAGGAGCTTCCTGTTACGGTCATCTCAAGCAATTTCCCGATGAGCCGCACAGCTGTATCCAAGCACCTGCGCATTCTGGCCGAAGCTGGCCTCGTGACAGAACGCAAGGTTGGCCGCGAGACCCGCTACCGATTGGAGCCAGAGCCACTGATGGAACTCAAACGTTGGCTGTCGTATTACGAGCGCTATTGGGAAAACAAGCTCAATGTGCTCAAACGGTTTGTTGAACAAGAAGATAACGCTGAGGGACTTGTGTATCCTCGTCTCGATGTTGTGAATCCAAACTCATAG
- a CDS encoding DODA-type extradiol aromatic ring-opening family dioxygenase encodes MISPIFVGHGSPMMAIQDTPCTEFLLAYGQKLKPKAIVIFTAHWETEVLTISATNDVYETIYDFRGFPDELFQIKYPAKGDIALAQSLAERFQAQGIPVALDSERGLDHGSWVPLSRMFPTPECPVIQVSVNPYLPPAEQYRIGEALRGLDQEDILIVGSGATVHNLRALNWHATEPDAWAVAFDDWLVKNTQDQNLEALFNYATEAPNAKMAVPRPEHFIPLYITMGSGDPQRPAEVIHRSYEVGSLSYLAVSF; translated from the coding sequence ATGATATCACCGATTTTTGTAGGGCACGGCTCACCGATGATGGCGATACAGGATACACCTTGTACGGAGTTTTTGCTTGCGTATGGGCAAAAGCTTAAACCGAAAGCGATTGTGATCTTCACTGCACACTGGGAGACAGAAGTACTCACGATCTCGGCGACGAACGACGTCTATGAGACAATTTATGATTTCCGTGGTTTTCCGGATGAGTTGTTTCAAATAAAATATCCTGCTAAAGGGGACATTGCACTGGCTCAGTCGCTTGCGGAGCGATTTCAAGCGCAGGGGATCCCTGTCGCGCTGGATAGCGAGCGCGGGTTAGACCACGGCTCCTGGGTGCCGCTGTCTCGTATGTTCCCGACACCTGAATGCCCCGTCATTCAGGTGTCTGTGAATCCTTACCTGCCGCCTGCGGAGCAGTATCGCATCGGCGAAGCGCTGCGCGGACTCGATCAAGAGGACATCCTGATCGTCGGCAGCGGTGCTACGGTGCACAACCTGCGCGCGCTGAACTGGCATGCGACCGAGCCGGATGCTTGGGCGGTTGCTTTTGACGATTGGCTTGTGAAGAACACGCAAGACCAAAACCTTGAGGCTCTGTTCAACTACGCCACTGAAGCCCCAAATGCAAAAATGGCGGTGCCGCGTCCCGAGCATTTCATTCCGCTTTACATTACGATGGGCAGCGGCGATCCGCAGCGTCCTGCTGAGGTTATTCATCGCAGCTACGAAGTCGGTTCGCTCAGCTATTTGGCTGTTTCCTTTTAA
- a CDS encoding DoxX family protein has protein sequence MIWTTRIIQTLLAAAYVMFGILKLFTHDLQVEIFTSTYGYSVSFMYLVGAVELAAGLGLIVGLWRPRLALISGGVIAVIMACAMLTHIRSHEGMRTSVLPLIFLGMAIFVVVRVQQAIITRGRSNKCRINR, from the coding sequence ATGATATGGACGACTCGCATCATTCAAACCTTGTTAGCCGCGGCGTACGTGATGTTCGGGATTCTGAAGCTATTTACGCATGATCTGCAAGTCGAGATATTCACCTCCACGTACGGGTATAGCGTCAGCTTCATGTACCTCGTGGGGGCTGTCGAATTGGCAGCTGGCCTCGGGCTCATCGTCGGACTATGGCGCCCTAGGTTAGCCCTGATCTCGGGGGGCGTCATCGCTGTTATCATGGCCTGTGCCATGCTCACACATATCCGCTCTCACGAGGGGATGCGAACGTCCGTGTTGCCGCTTATTTTCCTCGGGATGGCGATCTTCGTAGTTGTGAGAGTACAACAGGCTATAATCACCCGCGGCCGCAGCAATAAGTGCCGAATTAATCGATAA
- a CDS encoding AraC family transcriptional regulator, which yields METDYETRIQLTLDHIEEHLSEPLSVACLADVACFSDFHFHRVFQTMVGDNVMDYVRKRRLARAAYDIAHTDQKLIDIALDNGFQSPENFTRAFKKVFERTPLAYRKEGIRTPLYPKVNVLDRKFNPYLGGIRMEYVIQTKPAFKLIGYELRTSCVDGQNHRDIPAFWQTYLKEGKGALIPNRVHADSQVELGICADFDLESGGLSYIIGMEATDFENVPEDLVCREFPEARYAVFTTPLVPIDQFVASIQSTWQTIFTEWFPHSGYEHAGSAEFELYDERCNPQRHDRVQMDIYIPIREK from the coding sequence ATGGAGACCGATTATGAGACGCGGATTCAGCTGACGCTGGATCATATAGAGGAGCATCTGTCGGAACCGCTGTCTGTTGCGTGTTTGGCTGACGTCGCCTGTTTCTCGGACTTCCATTTTCATCGGGTCTTTCAAACCATGGTGGGAGACAATGTGATGGACTATGTCCGCAAAAGAAGACTGGCTCGAGCCGCTTATGACATTGCACACACGGATCAGAAGCTGATCGACATCGCCCTCGACAATGGGTTCCAGTCTCCAGAGAACTTCACTCGGGCGTTCAAAAAGGTATTCGAACGTACGCCGCTTGCCTATCGCAAGGAAGGCATCCGAACGCCGCTTTATCCCAAAGTGAATGTGCTGGATCGGAAATTTAACCCTTATCTAGGAGGTATACGGATGGAGTATGTGATACAAACGAAGCCAGCGTTTAAATTGATTGGGTATGAACTGCGTACATCTTGTGTGGATGGGCAGAATCATCGGGATATTCCTGCTTTTTGGCAGACGTATCTGAAGGAAGGCAAAGGGGCGCTCATCCCTAATCGTGTTCACGCGGACTCGCAGGTTGAGCTTGGGATTTGTGCGGATTTTGATCTGGAAAGCGGTGGGTTGAGCTACATCATCGGCATGGAAGCAACGGACTTCGAGAACGTGCCAGAGGATCTCGTGTGCCGCGAGTTTCCGGAGGCTCGCTATGCCGTGTTTACGACACCACTCGTGCCGATTGATCAGTTCGTTGCTTCGATTCAGAGTACGTGGCAGACGATTTTCACGGAATGGTTCCCGCATTCGGGGTACGAGCACGCGGGCAGCGCGGAGTTCGAGCTCTACGATGAGCGCTGCAATCCGCAGCGGCATGATCGTGTGCAGATGGATATTTACATCCCGATTCGGGAGAAATAG
- a CDS encoding metallophosphoesterase family protein, translated as MKRILVISDIHGCVTELKELLHKAKFQADEDQLILLGDYVDRGPNSLETVEHVMFLVREQGAIALRGNHDQRFIEVMNGTDDLTEMKFFEHGGIQTFQSFSGSKTLDLKTSKERIRANCSEHLAFLRELPLYYENETHIFVHAGLNPAYKDWKTQPERDFIWIRAPFVQHRTVVKKPVVFGHTTTHDIHGKPDVWFDTDKIGIDGGCAYGMQLNLLEIKGKHQYKTYSVPSKGSWK; from the coding sequence ATGAAACGAATACTCGTCATTAGTGATATACATGGTTGTGTGACTGAATTGAAGGAATTACTGCATAAAGCGAAGTTTCAGGCGGATGAGGATCAGCTTATTTTGCTGGGCGATTACGTGGATCGTGGGCCGAATAGCCTTGAAACTGTTGAGCACGTCATGTTTCTGGTGCGTGAGCAGGGGGCGATTGCGCTCCGTGGGAACCATGATCAGCGTTTTATCGAAGTGATGAACGGGACCGATGATCTAACCGAAATGAAATTTTTCGAGCATGGTGGCATCCAAACGTTTCAGAGCTTTAGCGGCTCCAAGACCCTTGATTTGAAAACGTCCAAAGAGCGCATCCGCGCGAATTGCAGTGAGCATTTGGCGTTTTTGCGAGAGCTGCCGCTGTATTATGAGAATGAGACGCATATTTTCGTGCATGCAGGTTTGAATCCAGCTTATAAAGACTGGAAAACGCAGCCAGAGCGAGACTTTATCTGGATTCGGGCGCCATTTGTCCAGCATCGAACGGTCGTGAAGAAGCCAGTGGTGTTTGGGCATACGACGACACATGATATTCATGGAAAGCCAGATGTCTGGTTCGACACGGATAAAATCGGGATTGATGGGGGATGCGCTTACGGGATGCAGCTGAATCTTTTGGAGATTAAAGGGAAGCATCAATATAAGACGTACTCGGTTCCTTCGAAAGGGAGCTGGAAGTAG
- a CDS encoding methyl-accepting chemotaxis protein, which produces MMNTKYNKRSEGEVMKFGLVKKIVIGMTAVSIVTYGCSALFIFYLKDFIAPGMSEWTFLSIVLLLGIVWTGVLGWLGAAWLIKPLRRLTEAANEAATGNLKIQIPTYSSDDEIQQLSLSFERMIIGLRQIIKDISENVTFTYNHASSLSEGMDQAARQIERISGATETISRGTAEQEDLHVDILSAATRMKSSAAEISVKSGESRMVSMEMLKTISESGNIVRSLVDGMLSLAASNRESMAIVDDLHEDAKQIRSISQVVGGIADQTNLLALNASIEAARAGESGLGFAIVADEIRKLADASTKAVKHIDQLITRMESGVAAVVDKTKVQEQLASRESVKGDAAKAALDRINHAFEQTAHAVEQIALSLNEQMKQEENVHKKTREVGDIAGHISEDIRQVSASVQEQMSVMQELASSSELLTRQADDLHARIKVFQV; this is translated from the coding sequence ATGATGAATACAAAATACAACAAGAGAAGCGAAGGTGAAGTCATGAAATTCGGACTCGTTAAGAAAATCGTCATAGGCATGACCGCAGTTTCCATCGTCACGTATGGATGCAGTGCTTTATTTATTTTTTATTTAAAAGATTTCATAGCCCCAGGAATGTCTGAGTGGACATTTCTTTCCATAGTTCTGTTGCTCGGCATCGTATGGACAGGCGTACTAGGTTGGTTAGGGGCGGCATGGCTGATTAAGCCCCTGCGCCGATTAACCGAAGCTGCGAACGAAGCCGCTACTGGCAATTTGAAAATTCAAATACCGACGTATTCGTCTGATGATGAAATCCAGCAACTCAGCTTATCGTTTGAGCGAATGATTATAGGCTTACGGCAAATCATCAAGGACATTTCGGAAAATGTTACGTTTACCTACAACCATGCCAGTTCGCTCAGTGAAGGGATGGACCAAGCGGCACGGCAAATTGAGCGGATTTCGGGTGCCACGGAAACCATATCCCGAGGGACTGCGGAACAAGAAGATTTGCACGTCGATATTTTATCAGCGGCGACGAGAATGAAATCTTCCGCAGCTGAGATCAGCGTGAAATCGGGAGAGTCGCGCATGGTTTCCATGGAGATGCTCAAAACAATTTCGGAAAGCGGGAACATCGTCCGATCTCTGGTGGATGGGATGTTGAGCTTGGCTGCGTCCAACCGGGAGTCGATGGCCATCGTGGATGACCTGCATGAGGATGCCAAGCAGATCCGGAGTATCTCCCAAGTCGTTGGGGGGATCGCCGATCAGACTAATCTGCTCGCCTTAAATGCCTCGATCGAAGCGGCTAGGGCGGGCGAGTCGGGATTGGGTTTTGCGATCGTAGCAGATGAGATCCGCAAGCTGGCTGATGCGAGTACCAAGGCAGTTAAACACATCGATCAACTGATTACGAGGATGGAATCGGGTGTTGCGGCAGTCGTCGACAAGACTAAGGTGCAAGAACAGCTTGCCAGCCGTGAATCCGTGAAAGGTGATGCCGCTAAGGCTGCCTTGGACCGCATCAATCATGCGTTTGAACAAACGGCGCATGCCGTGGAACAGATCGCCCTCAGCCTTAATGAACAGATGAAACAAGAAGAGAATGTACACAAGAAAACCCGAGAAGTGGGGGACATCGCAGGTCACATTTCCGAAGACATCCGACAAGTATCTGCTTCTGTTCAAGAACAGATGTCTGTGATGCAAGAACTGGCATCGTCCTCTGAGCTGCTGACGCGCCAAGCCGATGATCTTCACGCGAGGATCAAGGTGTTCCAGGTTTGA